The Rosa rugosa chromosome 1, drRosRugo1.1, whole genome shotgun sequence genomic sequence GTTTATGTGTGTATCAAAGGAGTGGCATGCTCTCATAAAAAGCTCTTATTTCACTACCATTCATCTTGAACGCTCGGATCGCAAACTTTCCCTTGTCTTTAAGAGTAAGTTAACTAAAGATGGCTATGAATTTGCAATGTCATTGCTTCGCAATGAGTCAACACCCAATTTGAGTTTGGATCTATCTTTCCTTGACTGTACAATCTGGTCGTTCAGAATTTCTATTAGAGTGGTTGGATCTAGTAATGGCTTAGTTTGTCTTAGTTTATTTCAGTATATAGTTGTATGGAACCCAGCCACAAAACAGTTTAGGTTTCTTCCTAATAAGACAGCTTATCATCGTCTACTAGGTTTTGAGTTCATTCAGGACATTAGTGATTATAAATTGGTCAGCATTCTCTTACATGATGACAACATTTTTCGAGCTAAGGTCTTCACCCGAAGATCAAATTGTTGGAGAGAAGTCAAAAGCCACTGCTGTTCGCCACTTGGAGTTGTATGCGTAGGGTTTTCTTCAATCACCTTGACCGGGGTGCTGTATTCGCCTCTGCAGATAGAGCATCGAGTATCCCATTTGAATGACAAGACTTCTCGCGATGAGGTCTTCCATGTGATACCATTACCAGAGAGCATTAGTCGAACAAGTGCACTCTTTTCATGGAAAAATTCATTGGCATTTCTAGGAGGTCATGAACAAGAACCAGACTGTGAGCTTTGGATGATGACTGAAGAGCCTTCTGCTACTACACGAATGCCTTGGGTTAAACAGCTTATCCTCAAACCCTCATCACTGTCAAGATATATCTTTGGATCTTGGAAAGATGAATGTCTTTTATGGAGAGATACGAATGATGAAGACCTGCATTTTTACGATCCTACGAGCCAGAAATTGACAAAGCTTCCACAACATGATCAAACACATGGTTACAGATATGATCAAGCAATCAACTATGTGGAGAGCCTAGTTTCAGTAGACTGAGCTAACCATGAAGTTGTGGTATAATTCTACATCTTTTAATTTCTTCAATATATCAGTAACGTTTTAATGGATTAATTCCTCATTTCCTTGCCTAGCAAGCAAATTAAAATTGATGATGTACTGACTCTTCAGGCTATTATCCATAGCATGAAAATTTGGCAACTATCCTAGCTAGTTATGTTTAGAATTTCAGCAAATGTTTGTCTTTGTAGAAAAAGGGATCAAGGGAGGGTTAATGATGTTTACTTTTTTGAGTTTGAGGGATTTTAAAGCTATTATTGTGATgtggtggctatttggctattCGCAGGGTGTTTGCTCTCAAACCCTaaactttattaaaaaaaaaaaaaaaatgaaaaaacagcccgtctttttttttttttggaaagacCAAATACGGTACAACTAAAAGGCTCGGCTATTCGCTGATAGTTTTTGCTCTCAAACCCCAAACCttgtaaaaaa encodes the following:
- the LOC133743630 gene encoding putative F-box/kelch-repeat protein At1g12870 encodes the protein MEIEGRSEVKVRSTSLTDDVLVEILSRLSVKSLLRFMCVSKEWHALIKSSYFTTIHLERSDRKLSLVFKSKLTKDGYEFAMSLLRNESTPNLSLDLSFLDCTIWSFRISIRVVGSSNGLVCLSLFQYIVVWNPATKQFRFLPNKTAYHRLLGFEFIQDISDYKLVSILLHDDNIFRAKVFTRRSNCWREVKSHCCSPLGVVCVGFSSITLTGVLYSPLQIEHRVSHLNDKTSRDEVFHVIPLPESISRTSALFSWKNSLAFLGGHEQEPDCELWMMTEEPSATTRMPWVKQLILKPSSLSRYIFGSWKDECLLWRDTNDEDLHFYDPTSQKLTKLPQHDQTHGYRYDQAINYVESLVSVD